From Terriglobus sp. TAA 43, the proteins below share one genomic window:
- a CDS encoding ROK family protein, whose translation MAEPARPAQLRKTNQRLLLQLIRKHSPCSRAELARISGLAVPTVTLVVSDLIERGVVEDGGEGVSSGGRPPAMLRFNASHGYVAAADIGGTYVRMMLADLNGNPVAEWEEKLNEKGKTPRGVIAHIRQGLDAMMAGLPEKRRILHITAGAPGMTDIDRGVVLAAPNLSGWNDVPFKTLLERDLDIPAGVDNDVNLASVGEFAEGVARGVEDFIFIAIGTGVGAGIFLRGSLHRGANWSAGEIGYLPVVGMDRQRVRMRDTGQLERVIGGEGVELQWKKLLRQAGVSDRARTQMRATQIFDLALEGDPTAEQVLENTSRVLADALSSISLLFNPELIVLGGGVGAHPALCSATDRCLRENDFALPRLRSSSLGTKAQLFGAIAQSLAATETKLLF comes from the coding sequence ATGGCCGAGCCCGCGCGTCCGGCGCAATTGCGCAAGACAAATCAGCGGTTGCTGCTTCAACTGATTCGTAAGCATTCGCCCTGCTCTCGCGCTGAACTAGCGCGTATCTCCGGGTTGGCCGTCCCGACAGTCACACTGGTGGTGTCCGACCTGATTGAGCGCGGAGTTGTAGAGGACGGAGGAGAAGGCGTATCTTCCGGCGGTCGTCCACCGGCCATGCTCCGCTTCAATGCATCGCATGGTTATGTCGCTGCAGCAGACATCGGCGGGACGTACGTCCGGATGATGCTTGCTGATCTGAACGGCAATCCCGTTGCCGAATGGGAAGAAAAGCTTAATGAAAAAGGGAAAACGCCACGCGGTGTCATTGCCCACATTCGTCAGGGCCTTGATGCCATGATGGCTGGGCTTCCGGAAAAGCGTAGAATTCTCCACATCACAGCCGGCGCACCCGGTATGACAGATATTGATCGCGGCGTTGTGTTAGCCGCTCCAAACCTTTCGGGTTGGAATGACGTTCCCTTTAAGACTTTGCTGGAACGCGATTTAGACATTCCCGCCGGTGTTGATAACGATGTGAACCTTGCTTCCGTAGGCGAATTTGCAGAAGGCGTGGCGCGCGGCGTTGAAGACTTCATCTTCATTGCAATCGGAACGGGAGTTGGCGCTGGCATCTTTTTGCGAGGCTCACTCCACCGTGGCGCGAACTGGTCTGCGGGAGAAATCGGTTATCTACCGGTCGTAGGCATGGATCGCCAACGCGTTCGTATGCGCGATACAGGGCAACTCGAACGTGTCATCGGTGGCGAAGGCGTTGAACTGCAGTGGAAGAAGCTGCTGCGGCAGGCTGGCGTAAGCGATCGGGCACGCACGCAGATGCGCGCAACCCAGATCTTCGACCTGGCTCTTGAAGGCGACCCCACTGCCGAACAGGTTCTTGAGAATACGTCACGTGTATTGGCAGACGCTCTCAGCAGCATCTCGCTCCTGTTCAACCCAGAGCTGATTGTTCTGGGAGGAGGCGTGGGAGCACACCCGGCGCTCTGTAGCGCCACAGATCGATGTTTACGCGAAAATGATTTCGCTTTGCCAAGGTTGCGTTCTTCGTCTCTGGGCACAAAAGCTCAGTTGTTCGGGGCCATCGCGCAATCCCTTGCTGCTACGGAAACGAAGCTGCTGTTCTGA
- the argH gene encoding argininosuccinate lyase, with protein sequence MSNVSSSFPAHIYREQVLAHIFADAQHLFLPSLLEIDRAHAVMLYRSGIISRDTASACLQGIDALNIEELRSSIYDGSVEDLFFLVEKKLADIAGEEHAGRLHTARSRNDIDLTMYRMVLRSNLLNILDASLTLRSVLLAIATQYRDALMPAYTHNQPAQPTTLGHYMMAMVEVLERDAERLIACFSRVNRSPLGACAITTTGFPIQRDLTMRLLGFNGLVVNSYGAIAAVDYVAETCSMLATAMLSLGRFTQDMLLWSTAEFNFLRLSNGYVQISSIMPQKRNPVPLEHTRILASRALTESQSVLGSLHNTPFADMNDGEDSLQPLVALAFSDAQRALTLIAGALSEATFNTEQMRVRAGTSFLPVTEVADTLVRQTGISFHAAHTIVSAAVKSASSDDVSAFVDDLFSRTQASGLSITKDLLQQAMDPEYFVAIRNIAGGPAVSAMQPQIDRASRQLLLDQQWMTATRASLGEAKVLLQSECESIIQAHS encoded by the coding sequence GTGTCGAACGTCTCGTCCTCTTTCCCCGCGCACATCTATCGTGAACAAGTTCTTGCGCACATCTTCGCCGACGCGCAGCATCTTTTTTTGCCGTCTCTATTGGAGATCGATCGCGCGCACGCAGTCATGCTTTACCGCAGCGGCATCATCTCGCGCGACACGGCATCCGCATGCTTGCAGGGTATTGACGCACTGAATATAGAAGAGCTTCGGTCTTCCATCTACGATGGTTCAGTGGAAGATCTCTTCTTCCTCGTCGAAAAGAAGCTCGCCGACATCGCGGGTGAAGAACATGCCGGAAGACTCCACACCGCGCGTTCGCGAAACGATATCGACCTCACCATGTACCGCATGGTTCTTAGATCCAATCTGCTCAATATCCTCGATGCCTCTCTCACGTTACGTTCAGTGCTGTTGGCAATTGCGACGCAATACCGCGACGCGCTGATGCCGGCTTACACACATAACCAACCGGCGCAGCCAACAACACTAGGGCATTACATGATGGCGATGGTTGAGGTTCTGGAACGTGATGCGGAACGTCTGATCGCCTGCTTTTCCAGGGTGAATCGTAGCCCTCTTGGGGCCTGTGCGATCACGACCACTGGCTTTCCCATCCAGCGCGATCTCACCATGCGTCTACTTGGATTTAACGGTCTTGTAGTGAATAGCTACGGAGCCATCGCAGCAGTCGATTATGTAGCAGAGACGTGCAGCATGCTGGCGACTGCGATGCTTAGCCTTGGCCGATTCACACAGGACATGTTGCTATGGTCCACTGCTGAATTCAACTTCCTGCGCCTATCCAACGGGTACGTGCAGATCAGCAGCATCATGCCGCAAAAGCGCAACCCTGTCCCCCTGGAACACACGCGAATCCTTGCATCCCGGGCGCTTACTGAATCGCAGTCCGTGCTCGGCTCACTGCATAACACCCCCTTCGCCGACATGAATGATGGAGAAGACTCGCTGCAACCTCTCGTTGCCCTTGCCTTCTCTGACGCACAACGTGCGCTCACACTGATTGCTGGCGCACTCTCGGAAGCGACCTTCAACACAGAGCAGATGCGAGTGCGTGCGGGAACCAGCTTTCTACCCGTCACCGAGGTCGCCGACACTCTCGTGCGCCAGACAGGGATTTCATTCCACGCAGCCCACACAATCGTCTCCGCCGCCGTTAAGTCTGCGAGTTCGGATGATGTCTCAGCTTTTGTGGACGATCTCTTCTCGCGTACACAAGCATCGGGGCTCAGCATTACGAAGGACCTACTGCAACAGGCGATGGATCCGGAGTATTTCGTTGCGATCCGCAACATCGCTGGCGGCCCTGCTGTCTCTGCGATGCAACCACAGATCGATCGCGCATCTCGTCAGCTACTACTTGATCAGCAATGGATGACCGCGACGCGAGCCAGTCTTGGAGAGGCGAAGGTGCTTCTTCAGAGCGAGTGCGAGTCAATTATCCAAGCCCATTCATAG
- a CDS encoding TonB-dependent receptor — MSRLSRICVSSAILFSTAPAMWSQSQSINGTIRGRVSDPTGAAIAGATVTVTNPAVGVSRTVTTGSDGYYVLINLPLGAYTVNITSSGFSPLNVSSVNLNAGTESVIDGELKVGSADTAVTVEASEVAIDPTNLNVQRTLSTAEIQNAPLTSRNPYNFIVFQPGVSGHPNPELGIPRTLNTNGLMDRINYQMDGMVNTEADRIGLRLFPIGNVFVKEVQTISNPAAPENGWTTGNVYNVISNSGSNQFHGKYEFIKRWVDATAYPLLQNKTTSPTKPNLILEDHAVNIGGPVKKNKLFFFGSYEHVLRGSPAVVTITPANAALIGLPSSELATAPGLLHGTFMDFRVDYNINSKNSVFLRYNYFKNSFPFNTQVGGINATSAGVDYSDRAHVAGVQWISTISDHLLNELRFSVPYRTNTHFAGPNTGKGPAIVITGIAAFNGSSNAGDIYTDKQPSGSENISYIRGSHTFKAGFLLAQIQNRKRLVSFNRYTFASVAAYLSAKNGTNLYSYDNFASQTDVNGIGYASLFYGGYVQDTWALSPRLTAVYGLRWDRFASPKANPNAPYADSRNFNVPNTNFAPRLGLSYRATNTTTVKLSTGIFYGQTPTDLWANALNLDGSNRTSSYTYTPTTAGAPAYPTIPSSLGTVATQNVTTVSPTFKNEYTWNANLQVAQQLTNKTSLTLGYIMSNGRNLMWMHNINGIPTGTLADGRPTFSSAVNSSTRYDARYNQVNRVDSGANSSFNAMFLNFVMAPIRGMSLNASYTWSHTISDAPDVNSFEQNANVTNTLNRKFDRGNSNVNHPNAFNLTGVLEPQFNFTNKFGRELANHNMLSVLGNLMSGDQATILAASQTFYNDASQTVARPAFVGRNTLRSPAVYQVDARYTRTFPKIWERIAPSFLLEANNIFNHNNVTNISYTQAVAAATGISTSAAPTINRSTVLEQRIVQWGVAVQF; from the coding sequence ATGTCCAGGCTGTCTAGGATTTGTGTCTCATCCGCAATTCTCTTTTCGACGGCTCCCGCTATGTGGAGCCAGTCGCAGTCCATTAACGGAACCATTCGCGGCAGGGTCTCTGACCCCACTGGCGCGGCGATCGCGGGAGCAACCGTCACTGTCACGAATCCTGCGGTTGGCGTATCCCGCACTGTAACCACCGGATCTGATGGCTATTACGTGCTCATCAATTTGCCGTTGGGTGCATACACGGTGAACATTACGTCCTCCGGTTTCTCGCCACTGAATGTTTCTTCTGTCAATCTGAACGCGGGTACCGAATCTGTGATCGACGGTGAACTTAAGGTCGGTTCTGCGGATACTGCAGTGACAGTGGAAGCATCCGAAGTGGCAATCGATCCCACGAACCTGAACGTGCAGCGTACGCTCTCCACGGCTGAAATCCAGAACGCGCCGCTCACTTCGCGCAACCCATACAACTTCATCGTCTTCCAGCCGGGCGTTTCGGGTCACCCGAATCCCGAGCTTGGTATTCCTCGTACTCTGAACACCAACGGCTTGATGGATCGCATCAACTACCAAATGGACGGCATGGTGAACACCGAGGCGGATCGTATCGGCCTGCGTCTCTTCCCGATCGGCAATGTCTTCGTGAAGGAAGTACAGACCATCTCGAACCCGGCTGCACCTGAGAATGGATGGACCACCGGTAACGTTTACAACGTGATCTCGAACTCGGGTAGCAACCAGTTCCACGGTAAGTATGAGTTCATCAAGCGCTGGGTAGATGCAACGGCATACCCGCTGTTGCAGAACAAGACAACGAGCCCGACGAAACCAAATCTGATTCTGGAAGACCATGCAGTCAACATTGGCGGCCCTGTAAAGAAGAACAAGCTCTTCTTCTTCGGTTCCTATGAGCATGTTCTTCGCGGAAGCCCAGCAGTCGTCACGATTACGCCAGCGAACGCCGCGTTGATTGGTCTTCCATCATCAGAACTGGCTACGGCGCCGGGTCTGCTCCATGGAACTTTCATGGACTTCCGTGTTGACTACAACATCAATTCCAAGAACTCCGTCTTCCTTCGCTATAACTACTTCAAGAACAGCTTCCCGTTCAATACTCAGGTCGGCGGCATCAATGCCACCAGCGCGGGTGTGGACTATTCGGATCGCGCCCACGTGGCCGGTGTTCAGTGGATTTCAACCATCAGCGATCACCTGCTGAACGAGCTACGTTTCTCCGTGCCGTACCGCACGAACACTCACTTTGCCGGGCCCAACACGGGGAAAGGGCCAGCCATCGTGATTACTGGCATTGCGGCTTTCAATGGCAGCAGCAACGCGGGTGATATCTACACCGACAAGCAGCCCTCAGGATCTGAAAACATCAGCTATATCCGTGGGTCGCATACATTCAAGGCAGGCTTCCTGCTGGCCCAGATTCAAAATCGTAAGCGTCTGGTTTCCTTCAACCGCTATACCTTCGCTTCCGTTGCAGCTTATCTGAGCGCGAAGAACGGTACGAACCTGTACTCCTATGACAATTTCGCGTCGCAGACCGATGTGAACGGTATTGGCTATGCTTCGCTGTTCTACGGTGGTTATGTGCAGGACACCTGGGCTCTATCTCCGCGTTTGACTGCGGTATATGGTCTGCGTTGGGACCGCTTCGCCTCTCCGAAGGCAAACCCAAATGCGCCGTATGCCGATTCGCGCAACTTCAACGTTCCAAACACGAATTTTGCACCGCGCCTCGGCCTTAGCTATCGTGCAACCAACACGACGACGGTAAAGCTCTCGACCGGCATCTTCTACGGACAGACACCGACCGATCTTTGGGCCAACGCGTTGAACCTTGATGGTTCAAACCGCACGTCATCGTACACTTACACGCCTACCACCGCTGGCGCTCCGGCCTATCCGACGATTCCATCCAGCCTAGGAACGGTTGCAACTCAGAACGTAACAACCGTGAGCCCAACCTTCAAGAACGAATACACCTGGAACGCGAACCTTCAGGTCGCTCAGCAGCTCACGAATAAGACGTCGCTCACGCTGGGCTACATCATGTCGAATGGCCGCAACCTGATGTGGATGCATAACATCAATGGGATTCCAACGGGCACGTTGGCAGATGGTCGTCCTACCTTCTCCAGTGCGGTCAATAGCTCTACACGTTATGACGCCCGCTACAACCAGGTAAATCGCGTGGACTCCGGCGCAAATTCGAGCTTCAATGCCATGTTCCTCAACTTTGTCATGGCTCCGATACGCGGTATGTCTCTGAACGCAAGTTACACGTGGTCGCACACCATTTCGGATGCACCGGACGTGAACTCATTTGAGCAGAACGCAAATGTCACGAACACCTTGAATCGTAAATTCGATCGCGGAAACTCCAACGTCAATCACCCGAATGCATTCAATCTGACGGGAGTTCTAGAGCCGCAGTTTAACTTCACTAACAAATTCGGCCGTGAACTTGCCAATCACAACATGCTGTCAGTCCTCGGAAACCTGATGTCAGGTGATCAGGCAACAATTCTTGCTGCCAGCCAGACGTTCTACAACGATGCCTCGCAGACTGTTGCCCGACCAGCCTTCGTTGGACGCAACACGCTTCGTAGTCCCGCTGTCTATCAGGTAGACGCTCGTTATACGCGTACCTTCCCGAAGATCTGGGAACGAATTGCCCCTTCGTTCCTGCTCGAGGCGAACAATATCTTCAATCACAACAACGTCACGAACATCTCGTACACACAGGCAGTAGCGGCGGCGACGGGCATCTCCACCAGCGCAGCGCCCACCATCAACCGCAGCACCGTACTGGAACAGCGCATCGTGCAATGGGGTGTCGCTGTACAGTTCTAA
- a CDS encoding APC family permease, which produces MNAVNPSESHLRRQLGFTGALSANIIDMVGVGPFITLPLIVTAMGGPQAMLGWLLGALLSLADGCTWSELGTAYPEAGGSYAYLKAAYPPKLGKAFSFLYAWQLIFSAPLSIASGCIGFAQYATWFLPGFTHTAQTVLALTACLACTALLFQPIRKIGAVTRILGGVVIATLLGVIAIGFTHFSPSLAFSFPPNAFHLNGAFFSGLGAGLLVAAYDYWGYYNVCFLGAEVRDPSRTIPRAVIGAIVIVGTLYLLMNISVLGVLPWQSLTHSSSGERQYTMAVFVQTAFASHAWAHAAASTAVILIAIASLASVYALLLGYSRIPYAAARDGNFPAIFARLHRRHGFPVVSLCVLCLVTLVCCLFRLQEVIASLVVLRIVFQFLLQGIAILLPKHRAERARAGRFRMPLYPLPSLIATGTFVFILLSRPKIISEFRLALFVLVSGLIIYAMRSLHQRKEKSI; this is translated from the coding sequence ATGAACGCAGTCAATCCATCCGAGTCACACCTTCGCCGACAACTCGGATTTACGGGAGCGCTCTCTGCCAACATCATTGATATGGTCGGCGTGGGTCCGTTCATTACATTGCCGCTCATTGTGACGGCAATGGGGGGACCGCAGGCCATGTTGGGATGGTTGCTCGGAGCGCTGCTGTCACTAGCTGACGGCTGCACGTGGAGTGAACTCGGAACGGCATATCCCGAAGCAGGGGGCTCATACGCCTATCTGAAGGCCGCCTATCCGCCAAAACTTGGCAAGGCTTTCAGCTTTCTCTACGCCTGGCAGCTTATCTTCTCCGCCCCGCTTTCCATCGCCTCCGGTTGCATTGGCTTCGCACAATACGCCACGTGGTTTCTACCGGGCTTTACCCATACCGCGCAAACCGTTCTGGCGCTTACGGCATGTCTGGCGTGTACCGCGCTCCTCTTCCAACCTATCCGAAAGATTGGCGCGGTAACGCGCATTCTGGGCGGGGTGGTGATCGCGACCCTGCTTGGCGTCATTGCAATCGGCTTCACACACTTCTCACCATCATTGGCATTTAGCTTCCCACCCAACGCCTTTCACCTGAACGGTGCATTCTTTAGCGGCCTTGGTGCTGGACTGCTGGTTGCAGCATACGACTACTGGGGCTACTACAACGTATGTTTCCTGGGAGCTGAAGTCCGCGATCCAAGCCGCACCATTCCGCGCGCGGTGATCGGCGCAATCGTCATCGTCGGCACGTTGTATTTGCTCATGAACATTAGTGTGCTGGGCGTTCTTCCGTGGCAATCGCTCACACATAGCAGCAGCGGCGAACGGCAGTACACCATGGCCGTCTTCGTACAGACGGCGTTTGCTTCGCACGCATGGGCGCATGCAGCCGCGTCTACAGCGGTCATTCTCATTGCCATTGCATCATTAGCCTCTGTGTATGCGCTTTTACTAGGCTATTCACGCATCCCGTATGCAGCCGCACGCGACGGGAACTTCCCTGCTATCTTCGCGCGCCTGCATCGTCGTCACGGATTCCCCGTAGTCTCACTTTGCGTACTCTGCCTTGTCACTCTGGTCTGTTGCCTCTTCCGGTTGCAAGAGGTGATCGCGTCACTCGTGGTACTACGCATCGTCTTTCAGTTTTTGCTGCAGGGCATTGCCATTCTGCTTCCAAAACATAGGGCTGAACGCGCACGCGCTGGGCGATTCCGCATGCCGCTCTATCCGCTGCCCAGCCTCATTGCTACAGGCACATTCGTTTTCATTCTTTTGTCTCGCCCAAAGATTATTAGCGAGTTCCGTTTGGCGCTCTTCGTACTAGTCAGCGGCCTCATTATCTATGCCATGCGATCTCTTCATCAACGCAAAGAAAAGAGCATCTGA
- a CDS encoding glycerophosphodiester phosphodiesterase family protein yields the protein MLKASVVCLVALTAGSLFSQSLQTAYRPAPALATVPGKVVIISHRGEHLHHPENTLAAFRAAADAGADYFELDVRTTSDGKLILMHDRTIDRTTNGTGEVKNHTFDEIRSLDAGAKFSPAFSGTRVPTFDEALDVARNRINVYVDTKDADPQQLVDTIVRHDMQDHVVVYGNPFLLYEVHKIMPALRLMPESQNPDVSRFLLRSMPIPVFAFDASDFNKLTIQVAKEARAQIFVDRLDEADTPESWQKAIDDGANGIQTNRPEALAAYLRLHGLATH from the coding sequence GTGTTGAAAGCAAGTGTCGTTTGTCTCGTAGCCCTCACCGCCGGCAGTCTCTTTTCGCAATCGCTTCAGACTGCATACCGGCCAGCGCCTGCGTTGGCCACAGTTCCCGGCAAGGTCGTGATCATCTCTCATCGTGGAGAACATCTTCACCACCCCGAAAACACACTTGCTGCATTTCGTGCCGCTGCTGATGCCGGTGCAGACTACTTTGAACTGGATGTACGTACCACCTCCGACGGCAAGCTGATACTCATGCACGACAGGACGATCGACAGAACAACGAACGGCACAGGTGAAGTAAAGAATCACACCTTTGACGAAATTCGGTCACTGGATGCAGGCGCCAAGTTTTCGCCTGCATTTTCTGGTACGAGAGTGCCCACGTTCGATGAGGCCCTCGATGTTGCTCGCAATAGAATCAATGTCTACGTCGACACGAAAGACGCCGATCCGCAACAGCTTGTAGACACGATCGTCCGGCACGATATGCAGGATCACGTTGTTGTCTACGGTAACCCATTCCTGTTGTACGAGGTGCATAAAATTATGCCCGCGTTGCGCCTGATGCCCGAGTCGCAAAATCCCGATGTCAGCCGTTTCCTTCTGCGCTCTATGCCTATTCCCGTCTTCGCATTCGATGCGTCCGACTTCAATAAATTGACGATTCAAGTCGCAAAAGAAGCACGCGCGCAGATATTCGTGGATCGCTTAGACGAAGCCGACACACCCGAGTCCTGGCAGAAAGCAATCGACGATGGAGCCAATGGTATCCAAACAAATCGCCCGGAAGCACTGGCCGCCTACCTTCGCCTACACGGTCTAGCAACGCACTAG
- a CDS encoding PIG-L family deacetylase has translation MKRLVSSESWKRSVQMFVYCVPLSVVAVQAAAQTPVPEPMKIAVDASYAQTLPIERGAPGLAESLRELHTRASLIQINAHPDDEDGGMLAYESRGVGADVSLLALNRGEGGQNVMTGDFWDQLGILRTMEHQAANRYYGSHLFYTRVADFGFSKTLEEALKQWNHDRVLEDVVRVVRTVRPMVVTSVFAGYVSDGHGHHQTAGVMAQEVFNAAADPKMFPDQIKEGLLPWKPLKVYARVPFAQVTPKGIFDYATNKWEPVAFKNYVTGEPIQGVPSVTLTVPESEYNALYGRNYLQVAREGLNEQKSQTGGVAIPAPGKFDSPYHLYASRVTSTLPTHEESFFDGIDTSLAGIAGYLPTQAQAEVRAKLEAITATVDEATQKYNANDPSVSAPALAKGLSLTRGLIAELKASKLPDEARYNALHELQVKEGQFNFALGQALGASLLASVQTSLPGQGQGRSGPMGGGDNVFSTASGSPTAIPGQSVLVGVHVAAQGTQSLQVDSVALSPNTGGDWKLTEQKGIAASVAAGTAQDAYIAATVPAAAPNTAPYFERPNLEQSYYNLTSPQYVTLPVMSYPLTAVATYTYNGVKGELRSVVQTAHRYNGLGVVMEPLLVAPAISVRVTPPAGVMPLKAGSVSLDVTVHSDVKGPAQGTLELKLPSGWTASPATQTFATKRDGEDTNLHFVITPKNVEAKTYEISAVAKYAGKEYASGFQTIGYPGITPYPQYRDAKFRTTGVDVTVAPNLKVAYIMGTGEEVPQSLKDIGINVTQLSSDDIAKADLSGYDCIILGIRTYAARPELRTYNQRLLDYAKNGGVVVSEYQSPEYERDFAPYVIPVTREAEKVVEEDAKVSILKPNDPLFTWPNHIVPADFDNWVEERGHGFPGAFDPKYVALTEVHDQGQDPQQGGLIYAQYGKGYYVYLAYAFFRQMPEGVPGSFRIMANLISAKKNPNLSH, from the coding sequence ATGAAGCGATTGGTGAGCAGTGAGAGCTGGAAGAGGTCCGTACAGATGTTCGTCTATTGTGTACCGCTATCCGTCGTAGCGGTACAGGCGGCCGCGCAAACACCTGTGCCTGAGCCGATGAAGATTGCTGTGGACGCGTCCTACGCTCAGACGTTGCCGATTGAACGAGGTGCACCGGGACTCGCGGAGTCGCTGCGCGAGTTGCACACCCGAGCAAGCCTTATCCAGATCAACGCGCATCCGGACGATGAGGACGGAGGCATGTTGGCGTACGAGAGCCGCGGCGTAGGTGCGGACGTATCATTGCTTGCCCTGAATCGCGGTGAAGGCGGTCAGAACGTGATGACCGGTGACTTCTGGGACCAGCTCGGCATTCTGCGCACCATGGAGCATCAGGCGGCAAACCGCTACTACGGTTCGCACTTGTTCTATACGCGTGTTGCGGACTTTGGCTTCTCAAAGACGCTTGAGGAGGCCTTGAAGCAGTGGAACCACGATCGCGTTCTGGAAGATGTGGTTCGCGTCGTTAGAACGGTTCGTCCAATGGTGGTGACCAGCGTCTTTGCGGGATACGTCTCTGACGGACACGGGCATCATCAAACAGCCGGCGTGATGGCACAGGAAGTGTTCAATGCAGCTGCAGATCCGAAGATGTTTCCTGATCAGATCAAAGAAGGCCTACTGCCATGGAAGCCTTTGAAGGTCTATGCGCGTGTGCCATTTGCGCAGGTGACTCCAAAGGGCATCTTCGACTATGCAACCAACAAGTGGGAACCTGTTGCGTTTAAGAACTATGTGACCGGAGAACCGATTCAGGGTGTTCCGTCAGTAACGCTGACTGTCCCAGAGAGCGAATACAACGCGTTGTATGGCCGGAACTATCTGCAGGTGGCGCGAGAGGGCCTGAACGAGCAGAAGTCGCAAACGGGCGGTGTGGCTATTCCAGCGCCGGGGAAATTTGACAGCCCGTATCATCTTTACGCATCGCGTGTGACATCAACGCTGCCCACGCATGAAGAGTCTTTCTTCGATGGCATCGATACATCGCTGGCGGGAATTGCTGGATATCTCCCGACGCAGGCGCAGGCTGAAGTTCGCGCTAAGCTAGAGGCGATTACCGCCACCGTTGATGAGGCAACACAGAAGTACAACGCGAATGATCCGTCGGTAAGTGCGCCGGCGTTGGCAAAAGGCCTCTCTTTGACGCGAGGTCTTATTGCTGAGTTGAAGGCCTCAAAGCTTCCAGATGAAGCTCGTTACAACGCATTGCATGAGCTGCAGGTGAAGGAAGGGCAGTTCAACTTTGCCTTGGGGCAGGCGCTTGGCGCGTCATTGCTGGCGAGTGTGCAGACATCACTTCCAGGTCAGGGCCAGGGGCGGTCTGGCCCCATGGGTGGAGGAGATAACGTCTTCTCTACAGCGTCCGGTAGCCCGACGGCAATTCCAGGACAGTCTGTACTTGTGGGTGTACATGTTGCAGCACAGGGGACACAGTCGTTGCAGGTTGACTCCGTAGCGTTGTCACCAAATACCGGCGGCGACTGGAAATTAACAGAGCAAAAGGGGATCGCTGCCTCAGTGGCAGCAGGAACTGCGCAGGATGCTTATATCGCCGCAACAGTACCGGCGGCTGCTCCAAACACAGCGCCGTACTTTGAGCGGCCGAATCTTGAGCAGAGCTACTACAACCTGACATCGCCGCAGTACGTCACGTTGCCCGTGATGTCTTATCCGCTGACGGCGGTTGCTACCTATACGTACAACGGCGTGAAGGGCGAGCTTCGCAGCGTGGTGCAGACGGCGCATCGTTACAACGGCCTGGGTGTGGTGATGGAACCTCTGCTGGTGGCTCCTGCCATCAGCGTACGGGTTACCCCGCCTGCAGGTGTTATGCCTTTGAAGGCTGGCAGCGTATCGCTGGACGTGACGGTACATTCCGATGTGAAGGGGCCTGCGCAGGGTACGTTGGAGTTGAAACTGCCAAGCGGATGGACAGCATCCCCTGCGACGCAAACCTTTGCGACGAAGCGTGATGGAGAAGATACCAATCTCCACTTTGTGATCACGCCGAAGAATGTGGAAGCGAAGACGTACGAGATCTCCGCGGTGGCGAAGTATGCCGGTAAGGAGTATGCAAGCGGATTCCAAACCATCGGCTACCCCGGTATCACGCCCTATCCGCAGTATCGAGATGCGAAGTTTCGCACGACAGGTGTCGATGTGACAGTGGCTCCGAACCTGAAGGTGGCGTACATCATGGGAACGGGTGAGGAGGTTCCGCAGTCGCTGAAGGATATCGGCATTAACGTGACGCAGCTTTCCAGCGACGACATCGCCAAGGCTGATCTCAGTGGATACGACTGTATCATCCTGGGCATTCGCACATACGCTGCGCGTCCTGAGCTTCGGACTTACAACCAGCGCCTGCTTGATTACGCGAAGAATGGCGGCGTGGTTGTAAGTGAGTATCAGTCGCCGGAGTACGAGCGAGACTTTGCTCCCTATGTGATTCCGGTGACACGTGAGGCAGAGAAGGTTGTGGAAGAAGATGCAAAGGTAAGCATTCTGAAACCGAATGATCCTTTGTTTACATGGCCGAACCACATCGTTCCTGCTGACTTCGACAACTGGGTAGAGGAACGTGGCCACGGTTTCCCCGGAGCGTTTGATCCGAAGTACGTCGCGTTGACTGAAGTGCATGATCAAGGGCAGGACCCGCAACAAGGCGGCCTGATCTATGCTCAGTATGGCAAAGGCTACTATGTGTATCTTGCTTATGCGTTCTTCCGTCAGATGCCGGAAGGCGTTCCAGGAAGCTTCCGCATCATGGCCAACCTGATCAGTGCAAAGAAGAATCCCAACTTATCGCACTGA